The Kiritimatiellales bacterium genomic sequence GAAAACACCGTACCCGGTGATTATGAATTTCGCATTATCACCAAATCGGGGCTTTCAAATCCGCTGCTGTTTCGCGTCAGCAACCTGCCGGAATTTGACGAGCTGGAGCCGAATGATCTAATAATGCAGGCGGAAGAACTGGAATCGGTGCCGGTGATTATCAACGGACAGATTATGCCCGGTGATGTAGACTGCTTTAAATTTTTCGCCGCAAAAGGTCAGACGCTGGTTCTGCAAATGGATGCGCGTGCACTGATGCCGTATCTTGCCGACACCGTGCCGGGCTGGTTTCAGGCGGAACTTACACTGTACGATTCCTCCGGTAACGAAGTTGCGTTTAAGGACGATTTCCGTTTCGATCCTGATCCGGTACTGATTTATAAAATTCCCGTCAGCGGCGAATATACCGTTACGGTGAATGATGCGATGTTTCGCGGCCGTGAAGATTTTGTTTACCGTTTGACGATCGCTGAGACGCCGTTCATTGAAAGTGTTTTTCCGCTCGGCGGATGTGAGGGTGAAACGACGGAGGTGAAACTTTCCGGCGTAAATCTGCCGGCGGATAAAATTCTGATTACCGCCGGTTCCGGCAGTGCACCGGATATTCAGCAGATTCATCTGGGTCAGTCTAACCGGCGCATGTTCCGTGTGGATGCGCTGCCGGAAGTATTTGAAAAAGAGCCGAACGATACTTCCGGCGCCGCGCAAGCGGTTCCAGCCCGGTGTGTGGTGAACGGACTGATTTCAGAATCCGGCGATGTGGATGTCTATTCATTCACCGGCGTCAAAGGCGAAAAGAAAACCGTTGAAGTCATGGCGCGCCGGCTCGGGTCGCCGCTCGATTCGCGCCTGATGCTGCTCGATACCGGCGGAAAAATACTGGCGTTAAACGATGATTCGATGGATCGAACCAGTGCCCTGCTTACGCATCATGCCGACTCGCGCATTGACACCGTTCTGCCGGCGGACGGTATGTATTATCTGCGTATTGAGGATGTGCAGAATAAAGGCGGGGCCGAATTCGCATACCGTTTAATGATCGGCGAAGCACAGCCGGACTATCAACTGCGCATTGTGCCGGCGAGTATCAAAATTCCCGCCGGCGGCTCTGCGATAGTGGATGTACATGCAATCCGCAGCGGCGGTTTCAACGGAAAAATTGAACTCGCGCTGAAAGACGCGCCAGACGGAATGTCCATTCAGCGCGCCGCAATTCCCGAAGGCGTTGATAAAGTTCAAATGCTGATAGCCGCTTCATCGAATGCCGTGCGGCAGATTACGGCGCTGCAGGTTGAGGGCACCGGTAAAGCCGGTGTGCGTACACTCCGGCGTACGGCGCTTGCAGCGGAAGATATGATGCAGGCATTCTATTACCGTCACCTCGTGCCGTCCGGCAGTTTCATGGTGCAGATTTCAGATCCGGAACCGGTCACCGTAGCCTTGCGGCTGCCGCTGGAACGGCGCTATGCCGTCAAGCCCGGTACAAAAATAGAGATTCCGGCAGCCACCCGGTGGCAGACAGACGTTGCCCGGCGCGGCATCAGAATCATCCTCTCCGATCCGCCGGAATGGCTCACGCTTGACACTGTAAATCTTGGCGGCGGCGGCGGGAAAATTGTGCTGAGTGTCAGCCGCAATGCCGAGCCGAAAGACCGCACAACCATTCGTCTGAGCGGCTCCGTAAATATTCCGCTGCCGTCCGATCACCCTGATTACAATCCGGTCATGAAGGCGCGAAATAACCAACCATATGAATTTGCCATCGATGCCATACCGCTGGAGATCACCGAATAATATCAAATGAATTCAGTTGATAATTAATTCATCGCAAAAAGATGCAGAAAACATAAAAAATAAACCCGCAGATGAAACCGGATACAAACGGAATTGGAATCCGGTAAAATATGTTAATCCCGGCAAAAAATACCCGGTTATATCCGTGTGATCTGTGGTTAAATGCTTTATTATAACAATAACAAAGGAAAAAATTGACCGCCGAAATTATTAAAACCTGTTGTGATGTCGACACCGCTACACTTGCGCTGCCGGAACATGCCGCACATTGTATCACCGTTCAATCCTGTAAAAATATGCACGAACTTGTGCAGCAGACTGTAGAAAAATTGAACGCCGGGATTTTAAGTCAATTTGTCTTCGCCGGTACACAGCACTGTACCGAAAATTTTTCCGGTGTCTGGCTGCAGGGTGACGCGTCTAAAGACGGTGACATTTATTCAACGCAGGCCGTTGCAATTTCCGGTTTGCTGCTGACGCCGGTTTTTATAAACGGGAAAGAAACCGGCTTTGTTTATGAAGATTCCTGCGCACGCTACTGCCGGCTGCGCGGCGTAATCCCGGCGGATACCGGCGCGTCGCGCACTGAACAGACACACTCCGCATTTGCCGTCACTGAAGCTGCACTCAATTCCGCTGGCTTCAGATTCACCGATATTATCCGCACCTGGATCTATCTTGATCAGCTGCTGGAATGGTATGCCGACTTCAACACTGCCCGCACGCAGTATTTCCGTGATGCCGGAATTTTTGAACATATGGTGCCCGCCAGCACCGGCATCGGCGCCGCCAATCAATTCGATACCGCCATCATGATGGACGTTCTCGCGGTGCAACCCAAATCGGCAGAATTAAAAATTCAAACCGTTGTCTCACCGCTGCAAAATCCGGCGCTCGACTATAAAAGTTCATTCAGCCGCGCCATCGAAATGAATTATCCAACGCATCGCGAACTTTTCATTTCCGGTACTGCCAGCATTGATTCCGCCGGAAAATCCGTTCACCAGAATGATCCTGAAAAACAGATCCTCCTCACGCTTGACGTCGTACGCGCCATTCTGCGTTCCCGCGAAATGGACTGGCGCAATCTTTTCCGCGGCATTGCATACTTCAAAGACATGAGCTATCTGCCGCTTTACGAGGAGATTGCCGAAAAAGCCGGTATTCCGCGGTTTCCGCTCGCCATTTCGCACGCCGATGTCTGCCGTGACGATCTTCTTTTTGAAATCGAAGTCGACGCCGTGAAAATTAATTAACGCCGGCGCTGCTGATCCGTATTTCCGCGCTGTTGCTGCTGTGAATTACGCTGGTTGTTAGGATGATTCTGTTGCTGTGTTCCATTGCGCTGTTGCGACGACTGTTGTGACTGTCCGCCGAAACGCGGATCATTGCTGCGCGAAGAACTTTGCGTTTCCCGATTCAACCGTTGCATAAATTGCTGACGCTGCGCCGCCGGCATTTGCCGCAGCATCACCGAAACGCGATCTGCCATCGCTGCCGTTGCTGAAGCCGGCGGCGGTACCGCCGGCATCGCTGATGGCGTACGCTGTGCACCGGTGGAAGCGGTTACCGCACCGCCCTCGCCCTGCGGAATAATTCCCTGACCGTAACCGCGCGCAGCGTCATCTTTCACTTTGCGCGCCGGTGTATAATTCACCGTATACATTTCCGTTTCGTCAGTAATAAAATGTTTCACCTTTACGCCGTCGAACACGATTTCCACAATATCCCACTCACGCAGAAATTGTGCAATCGGCTGGCGCGGATCGCGCGGATCAATCATCTGGCTCAGCGCACTTTCCGTCTGTCCCTCCCATACGCGCAGATTCGCCTGTGGACGAGACTTCAGCGAAAACAGCGCACTGCGCTCTGTGCCGAGAAATACACCTTTCACCACCAGATCAGGATATGAATTCAACCCCGTCGCCTCGCGTTGAATAATAAACAGATGCTTCGAAACCACTTCGTTCATAGACGACGGCAGCTTCGCCAGCGAATCGAGCGCCGGTGCAGAAACCGCACGACTGCCGGCGCGCAGCGGCGCATTATCGCGCGGCAGATGCACCGCCGGAATTAACACCGCCGCCGCAAGCACACAAACGGCCGCGAGCGCCGGAATTGCCAAACGTTGAACCGGAATTTTCATGATGCTGTCCTGCAGTTAATATGAATTGTCATTTGCAACCGAATGCGCGGCTCCGCCGGTGAGGAAGAAGACGACGCCGTCGGTGCCGGGCGCTGCATCAGCGTCGCCGGCATTCCGCCGTCACGCTGACGCATGTTCTGTAACGCGAGATTAAACTGATCAATCACAATCAGCGGACGGTGCGTTTCAAGCTGATAGAAAAAATTCAGAATATCCGGATAGCGCCCCGTGCCACGCACCGAAAACGTCAACTGTCCCGCCGGTGCGCGCAGCGACGGACGCCCCATTGAAATTTCCAGTCCCATATCCGGCGCCATCTGATTCAGCAGTTTCACCATCGCCGCTTCCATCATCACGTCGTTGCCGGTGCGGTCAAAAAGCAGCCCGTCCGTCTGCGCCGTCACGCCCAGCAGTTCAGCATTTTCATTTTGAATTGCATCGGTGAACTGCAGCATTGCGCGGTAACTGTCGCGCGTGCGGCGCGCCGCTTCGAGCTCTTCCAGTTTTCCGGCGCGGTAGTTTTCCGATGCGTTCCACAGCGGAACCATCACACCGAATACAAACAGCACCGCCGCGCCGGCAAACACATAAATTCGCTCGCGCCGCGACAGCCGGTTAAACCAGTGTTTAAAATTTTCAATGTTCACTTTCATTTTTGTCTCCCGAAGTAGACGCGGCGTCCCCGCCGCATTTTTACGCTGGATTGGAATGCGACGAGGACATCGCATCTACTTTCCAGAAATTTATTCATCGCCGGAACTCCTCAATGCCGCCGTAATTCTAAAGCCGTAATAATCCTCATTTTTCTCGCCGATGTTCGACTCTTCCACTGCGCCGGCAAACGGCAGGCTCATCACCAGCTGCGGAAGCTGATCCGGCTCTTTCGACCGCCCGCGCAGTTGAATCGATTTGCCGCGCGAATAATCCATGCCCTGCAAATACGTATTCGTCGGCAGCGTCGTTGAAATTGTATTCAGCATTTCCATCACACTCTCGCGCGTTTGCACCAGTTCATTCAACTGCGCAATTTCAGCCTGCATCTCGCGGTTTTCATTGCGTACCGCCGCGACCGGTGCGGCGCGCCGGCGCAGCACCGCCGTTTCGCGCTCAACAGATTTAATTGCCGCCGCCGGTGCGAATGTATGCACCAGCCAGCCGCCAGTCAACTCCACCGCCAGCAGCGCCGCCAGTCCGATGATAATCAGCGTCCGGCGGCTCAGCGGAACTTTACGTCCCGAACGGTCAATTAAATTTAATGTCGCCGGCGCTTCTGCAACAGCGGCGCATAACGCCGGAGTCAGTGCCGGATTCCCCGCCGGAAAATTTTCCGGCGCTTCCAGCGTTTGCACATACAATCCGAACGCCGCTTCCAGCGCGTGCCGCGTTTCTTCCGGCAGCTTTTCATCACCGGTATAAATAATTTTTCCAACTCCCTCCGCACCGATCAGATCGCGGTGGCGCGCAACCAGTTTGCGGATGGAATCAACCAGTTCTGAACCGCAGCATGTCGAACAAGGAATTTCGAATTTCGAAGTATCTCCTTCCCTCTGCTGTTCAACATTCCTTATTCGATATTCGAAATTCAGGCTGTCTTGAAGCAATCCGTTCGCATAGAGCGCGAGTTCGGTTTCGCCGCCGGAGGAAAAAATAATCAGCTGCGACGCGGATTCGGGCGGCGAAACGAGCAGTGCGCTGAGCGGAATGACTTCGTCCACCGGAATACCGGCGGCGCGGAACGGCGCAAGCAGTGCCGTAATTTCAGACGCGCGCGCCGCAAGCAGATTCACACCAATCTGTTTGCCGTCCGGCGCCGGTGCGAATGCAAACGAAATCCGACGGTCATTTTCCGGCAGCGGCACATGACGCGCCGCTTCAAACTGCAACATCTGCGCAAGATCGTTGCGCACCGCCGCCGGATAAAACAGTGTACACTGCATTACGAGCGAGCGCGGCGGACAAACCAGCACGCGCGCCGGAATTTTTCCAGCGGTGCAGATTTTTTCCGCCAGCAGTTCCGGTGCTTCCGCGCGCGGAAACCGTTCCGCCATTTTCACCGCCGGTCCGAGCAGCGACTGTTCAATCCAAACCGCATCAACCGTTTTATTTTGAATCACGAGCGTTAAACTGGATGTTTTAAAGTTCATTCATTTCCTCCGGCTCAGTTTCGGCAAGCACTGCGTCAAGCAGTTCACCGGCGGCATTTATGTTTAATTCTTCGGCGGTGTAATTTTTTCCGTCGGCGGAAAGTATCAGCTTCATGAGAACGGTGTAACGCATCGCACCGACGTCTTGAAAACCATCGGCGACGAGATAAAGAAAATCCGGCAGCACCGCGACTTTGGTAAAAACGCTTTCTTCCTTTTCAATCAAATGCGAATCGTCCGCCGGCAGTGCGCCGGCGAGAATGTAGCGCTGCGCCGCTTCCACCGCCGCGCTGTTATCGCCGATAAACCGCCGGAAAATTCCGCCGCCGGTCAGCAAACCGTTTTCTACCGCCGCCGGCATTCCATAACCGTACAAAATTTCCGGCGACATTCCGTTCACCAGCAGAAGTTCTTCCACCGTTTCAAAATCACCGTTGCGGCAATGACGCGGCGGTTCGAAGCTCTGATAAAATTCTTCTTCGGCGCCGTACTCGCGCGCGTTATCGTCCGCATCGCGCCAGTCGAGAATTGCATCCACCAGCGCCGACCGCTCCGGGCTGTCGTCCATGTTGCACGCAACTTCAAACAGACGGTGCCACTGCGTGGCAGTGAGATCGTTCACATCCAGCGCAAACGGTTTGATGATGAAACGGTACGCAAACTGTCCGCGACCCAGCGGAACACCGGCGCGGTAAAACATCAGTTCTTCAATTTCAGTTTCATAAAAACTGTCATCCATCACAAAAAAAGAATTTCCGGCGGCGTCTGCATAGAGCGATGCATTCGTGCGCGCTAATTCAATCTGCGCCGCCGCCAGCGCGCTGAAGGCAAGCTGACGGTTTTGCGCATCGTCATAAAATCCGTTCGACGCGCGCAACTCGCCGCGCAGTTCGCGCCCGAATCCGGCAATCAGCAGCGCCAGAATTGCCACCGCCGCCAGTACAATCAGCAGTGCCGAACCGGAACGTGAATCAATGTAGGATAGGCTTCCAGCCTGTCTACGTTTGCCGGATTGTGGGGCAGACATTCCTGTCTGCCCGTTTTGAGCAGACAGGAATGTCTGCCCCACATTTGCCGCTCCGGCGTGAACAGGCTGGAAGCCTGTCCTACTTTGGAAAAAACATCTCACAAAATTTTTCCTTTCACGGCATAATTAAATCTAAAAATTTCCGGCGCACCGTTCGGCAGTTGAATTTTGAGTTCAATAAAATCCGGCACAGCGAGTGCATAATTACCGGCGATTTCGTCCGGCTCCATTTCCACCGGCTCGCCGGATTCTTCGTTGTAAATCCAGTAACTGAAATTCAGCGCCGTGGCGGTGCGAATTAAATCTGCTTCCAGCACCGGCAGACGTTCATCCACTGTACCGGAAATTCCCTTCCAGTCGCAGTCGTCGCCGACCGGATTATCAACCTCGCACAAAAATGAAACATCGCGGAGTTTTAATTCGAACAGTTCACTGGTTTCGTTCTGCGAAATATTGAGCGTAATCCAGTGCAAATATCCGTCGCGCTCCGGTTTTAAAAACGGGCGCGGCAGACAGAACCCGAGCGACTGCATTTCGCCGCGAAAACGAATCGTGCCCTCTTCAACATCGTATTCGTTTGTTTCCGACAGCAACCGCTGTTCCTGCATAGACAGCGTAACGCTTTCCGCAGCGCGCAGTGCATCGCCGAGCATTGATTCGAGCGCGCGCAGCCGCATTGTATCGGCAACCGACTTCTGCGCCTGAACCACCGAATCCATCGCATTGCGCACAATGCCGGTTAACGCCGCCGCCAGAATTCCGAACACCGTTAATGCAACAAGTAACTCAACGAGGGTAAACCCTCGTTGCAGTTCAGAGTTCACAGTTTTTAAAAAACCCTGAACGTTGAACTCTGAACGTCGAACTCTCATTCTTCTATCTCAAAAACCTTAAACCCGCTCATCTGAACTTTTCCGCCGTCCCACGTCACTGTGATGTTCAACTGCGCCGGAGTTCCGGCGGCAAATTCAATTCCCGGCCATTCGTCAAATCCTTCGGTTGTAATTCCGGCAGTCCACGCAAAACCGTTTTCGTCACCGGAAATTTCATCCTCAGAAAATTCCGGTGCGCGACGCAGTGAATCCATTTCGCGCGTCGCGATGCGAACGGCCTGCGCATGATCTTTTATAAACGTCACATTTTTCAGATGACTGCCGAGCGCCGTTAAAATTCCGCCGGCGGCAATTCCTAAAATGGTTAACGCAATTAACACCTCTAATAATGAAAAACCGGTACGCAACGTAGAACAACCGTCACCTGTCCGCCATAGCTTTAGCGCCGGTGGACGGTTGTTTTGCAAGCGTCCACCTTCGCCGAGGCTTCGGCGAACAGGTGACGCTTGCTCTGCTTTTTCTGTTCCACTTTTTTTCATTATAAAATTTCCGGCGCGCCGGTGAGCGCGTCGCAGGTCAGTTCAATGGTTATGTTTTCGCGGGAAAGCCGGATGCCGCTGCCGGCGGTGCTGCCGAGCGGTGTAAAGCTGAGTAACGGCGCGCCGGTTTCGGATGTGGGGCGGAATTGCCACTCCCGCTGGTCGCTGCTTTCGCCAGCGAAAGCCTCTCTTCGAGTCCTGTCTGCCCTTTCCGATATTTGCGCAGACAGGAATGTCTGCGCCGCAAGTTGTTCAATGGTGGTGCCCTCTGAAAAAATACATACGCGGAAAAAACGATTGGTGGCCGGTTCAAATTCCGGCGCGCGACCGGAATTAAAAAATTGTGCGTCGGTAATTTTCAGTTCGCGTGCGTATGCCGATTCCACTGCATAAACGGTGCGCGCCGGAATATCGGCATACACATCGACCTGCGTTTTTTGTTTCACCGCCGCCGCGCGCGCGTCTTTTAATAATTCCGTTAATCCGCGCGTCTCTTTTTTCAGTGCGTTTTGCGGCAAATCAAATCCGGAGAATGATGATACCGCCACGAACGACAGTATTGAAATTATTCCTAACATCACCAAAAGTTCAATTAATGTGAAGCCGTTTTTCGGTTCAGAGTTCACAGTTCGGAGTTCACGGTTTTTTACTGCCGATGCACAATTGCACAGCAAACTCTGAACCCTGAACCCTGAACGCTGAACTCTCATTATTCCTCATCCAGATTTGATAAATCGGCGTTATATTTTTCGCCGCCTTCAACACCGTCGGCGCCGTAGGAAATAATTTCAAACGGTTCATTGCCGGAACCGGGGACGATGAAAATATAATCGTTGCCCCAGCCGTCGCGCAGTGCGCGGCGCTTCGTCAGATATTTGCCGGCCCAGCGGTCTTCGAGTCCGTCGGGACAATCGTACAGAGCACCGAGTCCTTCTTCCGGCGACGGATAACGGCCGATGTCCAGACGAAACCGTTCGAGTGCGTTTTCGAGCGCGGTGAATGATGTTCGCGTTGCTTTGACTTTGGCTTTGTCTTCTTCGCCGCTGAAATTCTGCACCGCAATTGTTCCGATAATCATCAGAATTACCAGCACAACGAGCAGTTCGACTAAGGTGAAACCTGCATTTGAGCGTTTTCTTTTTTTCATATTTCTTCCTCTTTATTCCGTATTGCGTACTGCGTATTCCTCGCCAAGATACGCAAATACGTAATACGAAATATTTTCTATCCTCCCGTACTCATCATCATAATTCCCTGCAGCGTTGCGACAACAATCACGCCGACAACAATTCCCATGACGATGATAAAAAACGGTTCGATGACGGTGACGACGCGCGACGTGGTGGCGTCAACTTTTTCTTCGTAGCGGTCGGCGACTTTGTTGAGCATGAATTGCAGTTCGCCGGATTCTTCGCCCATTGTGATCATGCGCGCTGCGAGTTCCGGAAATTCTTTGTTCTGCTGCAGAAATGTTCCCATCGGCTGACCGGACTGCACGCGCACATAAACTTCTTTCATTAAATTCCGCAACGCCGCGTTGTTGAGTGTGCCGCCGGTAATTGAGAGCGCCGAGAGAATCGGAACCTGTCCGTCGAGCAGCGAGCTCATCATCCGGCAGAAGCGGCTTGTTTCCGCCTGTGCGATGAGCGTACCGAACAGCGGAATTTTCAGCACGGCGCGCCCGAATGCGATTTCGCCGTCTTCGGTGCGCGTTTTCATTTTATGCCGGAAAAACAGCAGCGCGATGAGCGCCGGAAAAATCCACCAGTAACGCTGGAAAAAGCGGCTGGCGGAAATTACGCCGGCGGTCAGCGCCGGCAGAAGCTGTTCGTTTTCTTCCAGCATTTCTGCAAAACTCGGCACCACAAAAAACATCATGATGGCGATGACGATGATGCCCATGACGACGAGCAGCGACGGATAAATCAGCGCGCCGGTTACTTTACTGCGCAGTTTCATCCGGCGTTCAAGCAGTTCGGCAATGCGCCGCATAATCAAATCCAGCGAGCCGGACATTTCGCCGCCGCGCACCATGTTGACATAAAACCGGTTGAACACCTGCGGCTGACGCGCCAGCGCATCGGCGAACGACGCACCGCCGTTCACATCCTGCCACACTGCGGTGAGAACTTCTTTGAAACGCGGATGCGTACAAAGTTCCGCCTGCGTTTTCAACGCCTGTTCGAGCGGAACTTTCGCGTCGAGCAGCGCCGATGTTTCGGTTGAAAAATCGACAAGCTGCTGCTGCTTAATCCGTTTTGTTAATGACAGCGCCGGCGAACCGTTCACGCCCTGCTCGCCGGCGCCGGTGAGGCTCAACACAATCCAGCCGTTTTTCTGTAACGACTGCAGCGCCTGCGCTTTGCCCGGTGCTTCGAGCGCGCCGTTGCGCGGCGTTCCATCGGCAGTTACAGCTCTGTATGAATAGCGGTTCATTTTTAAAAATTCGAAATTCGAAATTCGAAGCACGAAACAAATGTTAATTTTAAAAATTCAAAATAAAAAACCGGTGGAATGTTTTTAATTTGAAGTTTGTTTCGAATTTCGAGCTGCGGATTTCGTGCTTTCATTTTTATCCCCATCTCGTTACGCGCCGGATTTCTTCAACGGTGCTGTCGCCAGCGATAATGGCGTCCCAGCCGCATTCGCGCAGCAGCCGCGTACCGCTGGCGCGCGCAAGCTGACGAAGCGGCGCGGCTTCGGCGCTGCACTGAATAAGCGCTCGCATTTCTTCGTCGACCACGAGCAGTTCATAAAGTCCCATGCGGCCGTAAAAGCCGGTGCCGTCGCAATGCTCGCAACCGCGTCCGTGATAGAGTGTGTATTCGCGTTCGCGCGCTTCCGGAAAATCGGCGAGGTGCGACCCTTCGATCGTGTTCGGCTCTTTGCATTGCGAACAGATCCGGCGGCAAAGCCGCTGCGCGAGCACACCGCTCAGCGCCGATGCGATGAGATAATTTGCCACGCCCATTTCTGAAAGGCGCGCAATACTGCCGGCGGCATCATTTGTGTGCAGCGTACTCAAAACCATGTGACCGGTGAGCGACGCCTGGATGGCAACGTCCGCTGTTTCACTGTCTCGAATTTCGCCGACCATAATAATATCGGGGTCTTGACGGACAATCGAACGCAGCCCGTTTGCAAACGTCATGCCGGTTTTCGGATTCATTTGAATCTGATTGATCGCCGGCAACCGGATTTCCACCGGATCTTCAATCGTAATAATTTTTACTTTCTCACTGTTCAGATGTGTAAGTGCGGTGTGCAGCGTGGTTGTTTTTCCGCTGCCGGTCGGGCCGGTAACCAGAATAAAACCCTGCGGGTCTTCGATCATTTTTTTGAAAAGCTGCTGCTCGCGCGCCGGCATTCCGAGGCGGTCGAATTTCAGTTCAACCTGCTGCTGATTAAGCAGACGAATAACGACGTTCTCGCCGTAAATGGTCGGCGTGGTTGCAACGCGCATATCCAAATCGTGGCCTTGAATATTCATTTTAATGCGGCCGTCCTGCGGAATGCGGTGTTCGGCAATATCAAGCCGGGCGAGCAGTTTCAACCGCGACACGACGGCGGCGTGATGTTTTTTGTCGATCTGTTCTGCTTCGTACAAAGCGCCGTCGACGCGATAGCGAACGCGCAAACGGTGTTCGCCGATTTCCACATGAATGTCGGATGCGCGCCGTTTGACAGCCTGCGTGATAATCAGATTCACCATCCGCACCACCGGCGCTTCGAGTGCGAGGTCGCGCAAATGCTCCTCTTCGTCGCTCCAGTCGCCGGCCTCAAAAACGCTGGCGTCTTTCATTACAGTGCTGAGATTATTCTCGGCGAAGCCGCCGGTTGTTGCGAGCGCTTCATCCATCTGCGCCGGCGTTACAACGAAGAGCGGCAAATCGTGTCCGTATTGCAAACGCAGTGCATCCATCGCCGACCAATCGGCGGGATTATCGGTGATGGCGGCGGAAATCTCGTCGTTTTTATTCAACAGCAAAATCCGATGCTCAAAGAAAAATGCAAACGGCAGTTCTTCGGAAAGAAAAACATGCTTCGCCGGATTTTCAATTTCGCACACCGGCAGGTCAAACTGTTCGGCGAGCGCGACGGCGAGATCGGCACCGGAAATTTTTCCGGCGTCAATCAGCCGTTCGCCGAGCCGTTCGCCGGAACTGTTTTCCTGCTGTGCGCGCAGTGCCGCCTGAATATCGTCGCGGCTCGCGGCGCCGCGCGCAACCAGAATGTCACCGAGCAGATGGTACGCCATGATTATTCTCCTTCAGCCGCGGCAGCTTCCGGCGCCGGTTTTTTCTTCTCCGCTTTTTTGCTTTTCGCGTCCGGGACTTCGAGATTGTAGAGCCTGCGGAGTTCATCGCCGGAATTTCCGCCGATAATTTTGGCGCGGAATGAATCGGTCAGGAAATCGGTTTCTGCGCGCGAGTCGACAACGTACGGCGTGAGAATCATCAGAATTTCAGAACCTTTTTTCAC encodes the following:
- a CDS encoding PPC domain-containing protein encodes the protein MSAQLLFAVLFAFTAGAALDPHVGFVYPAGTPAGSIVTVTVGGQFLKEYTGVHFSGVNIAVEQLDYLRIYDRPEINQVRRTKEFLDIRMEEEKDPAVIQQVERQLELNAIEQRMIQNVQAENRRNPKLAAKKQFNPQISEQLMLKFSIPENTVPGDYEFRIITKSGLSNPLLFRVSNLPEFDELEPNDLIMQAEELESVPVIINGQIMPGDVDCFKFFAAKGQTLVLQMDARALMPYLADTVPGWFQAELTLYDSSGNEVAFKDDFRFDPDPVLIYKIPVSGEYTVTVNDAMFRGREDFVYRLTIAETPFIESVFPLGGCEGETTEVKLSGVNLPADKILITAGSGSAPDIQQIHLGQSNRRMFRVDALPEVFEKEPNDTSGAAQAVPARCVVNGLISESGDVDVYSFTGVKGEKKTVEVMARRLGSPLDSRLMLLDTGGKILALNDDSMDRTSALLTHHADSRIDTVLPADGMYYLRIEDVQNKGGAEFAYRLMIGEAQPDYQLRIVPASIKIPAGGSAIVDVHAIRSGGFNGKIELALKDAPDGMSIQRAAIPEGVDKVQMLIAASSNAVRQITALQVEGTGKAGVRTLRRTALAAEDMMQAFYYRHLVPSGSFMVQISDPEPVTVALRLPLERRYAVKPGTKIEIPAATRWQTDVARRGIRIILSDPPEWLTLDTVNLGGGGGKIVLSVSRNAEPKDRTTIRLSGSVNIPLPSDHPDYNPVMKARNNQPYEFAIDAIPLEITE
- a CDS encoding RidA family protein, whose translation is MTAEIIKTCCDVDTATLALPEHAAHCITVQSCKNMHELVQQTVEKLNAGILSQFVFAGTQHCTENFSGVWLQGDASKDGDIYSTQAVAISGLLLTPVFINGKETGFVYEDSCARYCRLRGVIPADTGASRTEQTHSAFAVTEAALNSAGFRFTDIIRTWIYLDQLLEWYADFNTARTQYFRDAGIFEHMVPASTGIGAANQFDTAIMMDVLAVQPKSAELKIQTVVSPLQNPALDYKSSFSRAIEMNYPTHRELFISGTASIDSAGKSVHQNDPEKQILLTLDVVRAILRSREMDWRNLFRGIAYFKDMSYLPLYEEIAEKAGIPRFPLAISHADVCRDDLLFEIEVDAVKIN
- a CDS encoding GspMb/PilO family protein; this encodes MKVNIENFKHWFNRLSRRERIYVFAGAAVLFVFGVMVPLWNASENYRAGKLEELEAARRTRDSYRAMLQFTDAIQNENAELLGVTAQTDGLLFDRTGNDVMMEAAMVKLLNQMAPDMGLEISMGRPSLRAPAGQLTFSVRGTGRYPDILNFFYQLETHRPLIVIDQFNLALQNMRQRDGGMPATLMQRPAPTASSSSSPAEPRIRLQMTIHINCRTAS
- a CDS encoding type II secretion system protein; this encodes MNSELQRGFTLVELLVALTVFGILAAALTGIVRNAMDSVVQAQKSVADTMRLRALESMLGDALRAAESVTLSMQEQRLLSETNEYDVEEGTIRFRGEMQSLGFCLPRPFLKPERDGYLHWITLNISQNETSELFELKLRDVSFLCEVDNPVGDDCDWKGISGTVDERLPVLEADLIRTATALNFSYWIYNEESGEPVEMEPDEIAGNYALAVPDFIELKIQLPNGAPEIFRFNYAVKGKIL
- a CDS encoding prepilin-type N-terminal cleavage/methylation domain-containing protein, which codes for MKKSGTEKAEQASPVRRSLGEGGRLQNNRPPALKLWRTGDGCSTLRTGFSLLEVLIALTILGIAAGGILTALGSHLKNVTFIKDHAQAVRIATREMDSLRRAPEFSEDEISGDENGFAWTAGITTEGFDEWPGIEFAAGTPAQLNITVTWDGGKVQMSGFKVFEIEE
- a CDS encoding prepilin-type N-terminal cleavage/methylation domain-containing protein translates to MNSEPKNGFTLIELLVMLGIISILSFVAVSSFSGFDLPQNALKKETRGLTELLKDARAAAVKQKTQVDVYADIPARTVYAVESAYARELKITDAQFFNSGRAPEFEPATNRFFRVCIFSEGTTIEQLAAQTFLSAQISERADRTRREAFAGESSDQREWQFRPTSETGAPLLSFTPLGSTAGSGIRLSRENITIELTCDALTGAPEIL
- the gspG gene encoding type II secretion system major pseudopilin GspG, with protein sequence MKKRKRSNAGFTLVELLVVLVILMIIGTIAVQNFSGEEDKAKVKATRTSFTALENALERFRLDIGRYPSPEEGLGALYDCPDGLEDRWAGKYLTKRRALRDGWGNDYIFIVPGSGNEPFEIISYGADGVEGGEKYNADLSNLDEE
- a CDS encoding type II secretion system F family protein, giving the protein MNRYSYRAVTADGTPRNGALEAPGKAQALQSLQKNGWIVLSLTGAGEQGVNGSPALSLTKRIKQQQLVDFSTETSALLDAKVPLEQALKTQAELCTHPRFKEVLTAVWQDVNGGASFADALARQPQVFNRFYVNMVRGGEMSGSLDLIMRRIAELLERRMKLRSKVTGALIYPSLLVVMGIIVIAIMMFFVVPSFAEMLEENEQLLPALTAGVISASRFFQRYWWIFPALIALLFFRHKMKTRTEDGEIAFGRAVLKIPLFGTLIAQAETSRFCRMMSSLLDGQVPILSALSITGGTLNNAALRNLMKEVYVRVQSGQPMGTFLQQNKEFPELAARMITMGEESGELQFMLNKVADRYEEKVDATTSRVVTVIEPFFIIVMGIVVGVIVVATLQGIMMMSTGG